From Pseudomonas fluorescens:
TCCGCCGCACCGGTAAACGCGAGCGCTTCGGGGCCATTGCTGGTCCAGATATCGATACGCGGCAACAATGCGCTCATCAAGGCCGAGCCCGGCGCCTTGACCAGAGGGCCCGGGTCGAACACCACCACGATTGCGCGTGGCAGTGCCAGCAGCCAGTCGATCAGCGGCTGTGCCTTGCCCTCAAGGAGCAGGCTGTAGCCACTGACATACACATAGTCGTCCGCCTGCGGCGTTACGGCGGCCAAGTCCTCGGCACTCAACTCGCCCTCAGCGCCGATATGGGAGATGAAGGTGCGTTCGGTGGTGGCTTCCGTGAGAGACACGCACAACCCGGTGTCTTTGCCACCGCTGGCCGCCAAGGCCATTTCAATACCTTCGGCCTGCATGGCGGCACGGGCCAGGTCGCCGAAGCGGCCGTTGCCATGACGCCCCAGGTACACCACCGGCAAGCCATTGCGTCGCGCCGCCGCCATCACATTGAACCCGCCGCCAGCCTCGAAGCTGGCCGAGTGCGCGAGCACGTCGCCACCGGTGGCCGGCAGTTTTTCCAGGGACATGACCAGGTCGACGATGACCTGGCCAGTGTGCAGCAATCTAGACATTGGGGCTCTCAACTAAAGCCGGACGACGGTCAGCCGCGCCGCCGAGTACCGCGTAAATGCCGCCGGCAACCAGGAAGGTGACGATCCAGCCCAGGCCGTTGTGGCCCAGCCAGGAGTCGGACAATGGCCCGGCGAACCAGATGTTTTGCGCAGTGGTACCGATCGTGGTGAAGCTGAAACCCAGCACGATCGCCACGGCCCAGGCGCCGAACGCCCGCCATTCCACGCCACCGCGATACCAGTAGGCGCTGCTTGGGCTCACGTCCAGCAAATCCTTGGGGCTGTAGTAGTGGCGATGGATCAGGTCGACCACAAAGATCCCGACCCAGGCGGTGATCGGCACCGCCAGCAACGAGATAAAGGTGATGAACGGACCGTAGAAGCTGTCGGCGATCAGCATGAAGTAAATGGAGCCGGCGAAGATCGCCACGATGTCGACGATCACCGCATGCACGCGCTTGACCTTCAGACCGAGGGTCAAGGTGGTGAGGCCGGCCGAATACACCGACAAGTTATTCGACAGCAGCAACCCGCCAAACGCGGTGATCAGGTACGGCACGGCCATCCAGGTCGGCAGCATGTCGCGGATCGCGATGATCGGGTCGGTGGCCGAGGCCAGGTCATGGTTGCCCACCGACAGCAGGCCGCCGAGGGTGATCAGCAGCACCAGCGGAATGCCGGCACCAAACGCTGCGGACGCCACCAGGCGCACGGCCTTGACGCTGCGGTGCTGGTAGCGCGACATATCGGCACCGGCGTTGGCCCAGCCGATACCGGTACCGGCAGCCATGGTGCCGATGCCGATCATCATCGCGCTCATCGGTGCCGGGGTAGCGTTGAACACCGCGCTCCAGTCGATGGTGGCGCAGAGGAAACCGCCGACCAGGATGTTCAAGGCACCGAATACATAGGTGGCCCACTTCTGGATCACCAGCAAGGTAGCGTGGCCCAGGCCGGAAACCGACAGGGTCAGCAACACGAAAATGGCGATGAAGATCAGGGTCAGCAGCGGCGCACTTTTCGCCTCCACCGGCGAGCCGAACAGGATCGAACACAACGAGAGCAGCACGAAGGCGGCGGTGGTGGTGTTGACCGTTTCCCAGCCCAGGCGTGACATCAGCGAGACCAGGGTCGGGCCGATATTGCCGCGTACGCCGAAGATCGCGCGGGACAGGGTCAGGCTGGGCGCACGCCCACGGCGGCCAGCGATGGAAATAATGCCCACCACCGCGAAGGAACCGGCTGCGCCAAGGATCGCAACGATGATCGCCTGCCAGATAGCCAGCCCACGAAACGCCACCAGGGTCGCGCCCAGCGGCAAGCCGAGAATGCTGATATTGGCGGCGAACCACACCCAGAACAGTTGCAGCGGATGACCGTTGCACTCGCCTTCAGGGACCGGTTCGATGCCGCGTGTTTCCAATTGCCCAGCGCTTTGGCTGGAAGAGATGCTGCTCATGAGGGGTGCTCCTGGTGCCTGTATTGTTGTGGTTGTGGCAGATGCTTAAGGTCGATCGACTCTCGGTCTTCCTGACTCGATGAGCTCACAGTGGGAGCGCGCTTTCTGTCAAAGCATCGGGGCGGATACACCGCTGACGCGAGCAGGCCCGCTCCCACCTGTTTGTTTGCGGCGCTTACCGAATGGTCAGCAGCCCCTGCACCAGCGCCTGTAGATCCAGGCCATTGACCCGCTTGACCTGTTCGATCATCGCTTCAGGCCAGCACTGCATGCCCAGGCACGCCCCCAACATGGCCCCGAGCATCGCGGCGATGGTGTCGGTATCGCCCCCCAGGCTGGCGGCCAGGCACAGGGCTTCAAATGCGTTCATTTCGCCCGACGCCACTTGCTGCGCGAGGGCGAACGACACCACCACCGACTCCTGGGACGCGACGGAGGTGCCGATCAATTCATAGAGCAGGTCGGCGAACAGCGCCTTGTCGCCACTGCCGACGCTCAAGGTCCGCGCCCAACTGATGCGCGTGGAAATACGCCCGCCCGCAATCCAGTGGCCATGGCTTTCGGCTTGCTGGGCGAGCTGGGTGCCGATGTTCAACGCTTCGCCCAGGTCCACACCGTTGATGCCCGCCGATACCACGGCGGCCACCGCCGCCGCACTGGAGATGCCCAGGGTGGTGTTGTGGGTAACCTGGCACGCCTGGATCACCGCCTGGAGAAACTGCGCCGGGTCGCGCACATCGGCGGCGATGCCCACCGGCGTGATGCGCATCGCCGCGCCATTGGTGGTGCCGTAGCGTCCGGCTTCTTCCGGGGTGTGCCCGGCGAGGATCATGTCGATGGCGCGCTTGGTCGAAGGCCCGAGCAAATCCTGGGAGCCCTTGGCACGCATCACCGCTTCCCAGTCGATCAGGCGCTGGGCGAGCACAG
This genomic window contains:
- a CDS encoding purine-cytosine permease family protein, yielding MSSISSSQSAGQLETRGIEPVPEGECNGHPLQLFWVWFAANISILGLPLGATLVAFRGLAIWQAIIVAILGAAGSFAVVGIISIAGRRGRAPSLTLSRAIFGVRGNIGPTLVSLMSRLGWETVNTTTAAFVLLSLCSILFGSPVEAKSAPLLTLIFIAIFVLLTLSVSGLGHATLLVIQKWATYVFGALNILVGGFLCATIDWSAVFNATPAPMSAMMIGIGTMAAGTGIGWANAGADMSRYQHRSVKAVRLVASAAFGAGIPLVLLITLGGLLSVGNHDLASATDPIIAIRDMLPTWMAVPYLITAFGGLLLSNNLSVYSAGLTTLTLGLKVKRVHAVIVDIVAIFAGSIYFMLIADSFYGPFITFISLLAVPITAWVGIFVVDLIHRHYYSPKDLLDVSPSSAYWYRGGVEWRAFGAWAVAIVLGFSFTTIGTTAQNIWFAGPLSDSWLGHNGLGWIVTFLVAGGIYAVLGGAADRRPALVESPNV
- a CDS encoding ADP-ribosylglycohydrolase family protein, encoding MTPMLRALGAFYGLALGDALGMPTQSLSREQVKARFGAITALEDADANQPIAPNMPAGSITDDTEQAILVGELLVEGHGKIDSTVLAQRLIDWEAVMRAKGSQDLLGPSTKRAIDMILAGHTPEEAGRYGTTNGAAMRITPVGIAADVRDPAQFLQAVIQACQVTHNTTLGISSAAAVAAVVSAGINGVDLGEALNIGTQLAQQAESHGHWIAGGRISTRISWARTLSVGSGDKALFADLLYELIGTSVASQESVVVSFALAQQVASGEMNAFEALCLAASLGGDTDTIAAMLGAMLGACLGMQCWPEAMIEQVKRVNGLDLQALVQGLLTIR
- a CDS encoding PfkB family carbohydrate kinase; its protein translation is MSRLLHTGQVIVDLVMSLEKLPATGGDVLAHSASFEAGGGFNVMAAARRNGLPVVYLGRHGNGRFGDLARAAMQAEGIEMALAASGGKDTGLCVSLTEATTERTFISHIGAEGELSAEDLAAVTPQADDYVYVSGYSLLLEGKAQPLIDWLLALPRAIVVVFDPGPLVKAPGSALMSALLPRIDIWTSNGPEALAFTGAADITAALPALSQHLPAETLLVVRDGPNGCWVGRAGEVEHVPGFKVRAVDSNGAGDAHAGVFMAGLAMGLAPAVAARRANAAAALAVTRWGPATSPGTAEVDALLAE